In the Telopea speciosissima isolate NSW1024214 ecotype Mountain lineage chromosome 2, Tspe_v1, whole genome shotgun sequence genome, one interval contains:
- the LOC122650296 gene encoding 3-ketoacyl-CoA synthase 4-like produces MKYVKLGYHYLMAHLLTFCLIPLMAIVVFEASRLNPKDIHQLWLQIQCNIVSVITCSAFLVLVGIVHFMTRPRPVYLIDFACYLPPSELKVPFEKFMKHSKLTGDFDESSLEFQRKILERSGLGEETYFPEAMHAIPPRLTMLSAREEAEQVIFGALDILFKNTNFNPKDIGILVVNCSLFNPTPSLSAMIVNKYKLRSNIKTFNLGGMGCSAEVIALDIVKDMLQVHRNTYGVVVSTENITQNWYFGNNKSMLIPNCLFRMGCSAVLLSNKSGDRQRQPKYKLLHLVRIHSGVDDSAYRCAYQQQDSVGKTGVSLNKDLKSIAGKALKANITILGPLVLPISEQLLFFFNLVVNKLSIEKVKPYIPDFKLAFNHFCIHAGGRGVIDEMEKSLGLLPENVEASRMTLHRFGNTSSSSIWYELAYTEAKGKMRKGNRVWQIAFGSGFKCNSVVWEAVKHVKPSPNNPWDDCILKYPVDY; encoded by the exons ATGAAATATGTGAAGTTAGGTTACCATTACCTAATGGCCCATCTCCTCACCTTCTGCCTTATTCCTCTCATGGCTATTGTAGTGTTTGAAGCTTCACGGCTAAACCCTAAAGACATTCATCAACTATGGCTACAAATTCAGTGCAACATTGTGAGTGTGATAACCTGCTCTGCCTTCCTTGTTTTGGTTGGAATCGTTCACTTCATGACTCGTCCACGACCCGTTTACCTTATCGATTTCGCTTGTTACCTTCCTCCATCTGAACTCAAAGTCCCATTCGAAAAATTTATGAAGCATTCCAAGCTAACGGGCGATTTCGATGAGTCATCACTTGAGTTCCAACGCAAGATCTTAGAACGATCCGGGTTGGGTGAAGAGACTTATTTCCCTGAAGCAATGCATGCTATCCCTCCACGTCTCACTATGCTTTCAGCTCGTGAGGAAGCTGAACAGGTTATTTTTGGTGCTTTAGATATTCTTTTCAAGAATACCAATTTTAACCCTAAGGATATTGGTATCCTTGTTGTGAACTGTAGCCTCTTTAATCCTACTCCATCTCTTTCTGCCATGATCGTAAATAAGTACAAGTTGAGGAGTAATATCAAGACCTTCAATCTTGGGGGAATGGGTTGCAGTGCTGAAGTGATAGCTCTCGACATCGTCAAGGATATGCTACAAGTCCACAG GAACACCTACGGCGTGGTTGTCAGCACGGAGAACATTACCCAGAACTGGTACTTCGGAAACAATAAATCCATGTTGATTCCCAACTGTCTCTTCCGTATGGGTTGCTCCGCCGTCTTGTTATCCAATAAGTCCGGCGACCGTCAACGACAGCCAAAGTACAAGCTGCTTCACCTAGTGAGGATCCACAGTGGGGTCGACGACTCTGCATACCGCTGTGCATACCAACAGCAGGATTCCGTAGGAAAGACGGGCGTCTCGCTGAACAAAGATTTGAAATCCATCGCCGGAAAAGCACTCAAAGCCAACATCACCATTCTGGGTCCACTTGTCCTTCCAATCAGCGAACaactccttttcttcttcaatctggtGGTGAATAAGTTGTCCATTGAGAAGGTGAAACCATACATACCTGATTTCAAATTGGCCTTCAACCACTTCTGCATTCACGCTGGAGGGAGAGGAGTGATCGACGAGATGGAGAAGAGTTTAGGGTTGTTGCCGGAGAATGTAGAGGCGTCAAGGATGACGTTGCACCGATTCGGTAACACGTCATCAAGCTCTATATGGTATGAGTTGGCTTACACGGAAGCCAAAGGAAAGATGAGAAAGGGCAATCGTGTTTGGCAGATTGCGTTTGGGAGTGGATTCAAATGTAACAGTGTGGTTTGGGAAGCGGTTAAGCATGTGAAGCCTTCTCCAAACAATCCCTGGGATGATTGTATCCTCAAATATCCTGTTGATTATTAG